The Triticum aestivum cultivar Chinese Spring chromosome 3A, IWGSC CS RefSeq v2.1, whole genome shotgun sequence genome includes a region encoding these proteins:
- the LOC123058438 gene encoding uncharacterized protein: MRAQAVVLAYSLLASALLCRRAAASPAFIVGKLVMGGLELRRPVMDTMTANQSTPLQLSTAASDGNVDGLHPNWLSLLPEITSPLDRNHPFGEQGIVLDHLLVFLVLFVVYIFR; this comes from the exons ATGAGGGCACAAGCTGTCGTGCTCGCCTACTCGCTGTTGGCGTCCGCGCTGCTGTGCCGGAGAGCCGCGGCCTCGCCGGCGTTCATCGTCGGGAAGCTCGTCATGGGCG GGCTGGAGTTACGCCGTCCCGTGATGGACACCATGACGGCGAATCAGTCAACACCACTGCAACTTTCGACGGCGGCGAGCGATGGAAATGtggacggactccatccgaactggtTGTCTTTGCTCCCGGAAATAACCTCACCGCTGGACCGGAACCATCCCTTTGGCGAACAAGGGATCGTGCTCGATCACTTGCTCGTGTTTTTGGTGCTCTTTGTTGTGTACATCTTCCGCTGA